Proteins encoded within one genomic window of Halorussus salilacus:
- a CDS encoding DUF4349 domain-containing protein, with product MSRSKKRLLVAVALASLVVLAGCSGSGGDAGSADQSAQANLAATEAQGTVQESDGSADDSSGESAVQNRERELIRTGEVSLRVESFDESRRNLTQAVESRGGFVGDTDEQVHNRANQSWTSGRLVLRVPAENFSAFLDRVKDEGGVRHVSTDTEDVTDQLVDIEARLENLRSQREQLRELYEEANDTETVLDVQERLSEVQTEIERLEAQQESLQRQVAYSTITVEMDEKPPEPETTEPTAWYETGLLAAFLESVSGVGVATRALAVGTAYAAPYVLAFGVPLGVVFGAWRRRRAGGSDAERAPEPADDGGTAEMLGEGASSEQESGEE from the coding sequence ATGTCACGGTCGAAGAAACGACTGTTGGTGGCGGTCGCGCTCGCGTCGCTGGTCGTCCTCGCGGGGTGTTCCGGAAGCGGCGGCGACGCCGGTAGCGCCGACCAGTCGGCACAGGCCAACCTCGCGGCGACGGAGGCTCAGGGCACCGTGCAGGAATCTGACGGGTCGGCCGACGACTCGTCGGGCGAGAGCGCCGTCCAGAATCGAGAGCGGGAGCTGATTCGGACCGGCGAGGTGTCCCTACGGGTCGAGTCGTTCGACGAGTCGCGTCGGAACCTGACGCAAGCGGTCGAGTCCCGCGGCGGGTTCGTGGGCGACACCGACGAGCAGGTCCACAATCGCGCCAATCAGTCGTGGACCAGCGGCAGGCTCGTCCTCCGGGTCCCCGCCGAGAACTTCTCGGCGTTCCTCGACCGCGTGAAGGACGAGGGAGGGGTCCGGCACGTCAGTACCGACACGGAGGACGTGACCGACCAGCTGGTCGACATCGAAGCGCGACTGGAGAACCTCCGGTCCCAGCGCGAGCAGTTGCGGGAGCTCTACGAGGAGGCCAACGACACCGAGACCGTCCTCGACGTGCAAGAGCGCCTCTCGGAGGTCCAGACCGAAATCGAGCGCCTCGAAGCCCAGCAGGAGTCGCTCCAGCGACAGGTCGCCTACTCCACGATAACCGTCGAGATGGACGAGAAACCGCCCGAACCCGAGACCACCGAGCCGACCGCGTGGTACGAGACGGGACTGCTCGCGGCGTTCCTCGAATCGGTGAGCGGCGTCGGCGTCGCGACGCGCGCGCTCGCGGTCGGAACGGCCTACGCCGCGCCCTACGTGCTGGCGTTCGGCGTCCCGCTCGGGGTCGTCTTCGGGGCGTGGCGACGACGGCGTGCTGGCGGAAGCGACGCCGAGCGAGCGCCAGAACCCGCCGATGACGGGGGGACCGCCGAGATGTTGGGCGAGGGGGCATCGAGCGAGC